The Kogia breviceps isolate mKogBre1 chromosome 4, mKogBre1 haplotype 1, whole genome shotgun sequence genome window below encodes:
- the TLE5 gene encoding TLE family member 5 isoform X2, translating into MMFPQSRHSGSSHLPQQLKFTTSDSCDRIKDEFQLLQAQYHSLKLECDKLASEKSEMQRHYVMYYEMSYGLNIEMHKQAEIVKRLNGICAQVLPYLSQEHQQQVLGAIERAKQVTAPELNSIIRQQLQAHQLSQLQALALPLTPLPVGLQPPSLPAVSAGTGLLSLSALGSQAHLSKEDKNGHDGDTHQEDDGEKSD; encoded by the exons ATGATGTTTCCACAAAGCAGGCATTCG GGCTCGTCGCACCTCCCCCAGCAACTGAAATTCACCACCTCGGACTCCTGCGACCGCATCAAAGATGAGTTTCAGCTGCTGCAGGCTCAGTACCACAG TCTGAAACTCGAATGTGACAAGCTGGCCAGCGAGAAGTCGGAGATGCAGCGTCATTACGTGATG TACTATGAGATGTCCTACGGCTTGAACATCGAGATGCACAAGCAG GCTGAAATCGTCAAGAGGctgaatgggatctgtgcccaggTCCTGCCCTACCTTTCCCAAGAG CACCAGCAGCAAGTCTTGGGAGCCATCGAGAGGGCTAAGCAGGTCACTGCTCCTGAGCTGAACTCCATCATCCGA CAGCAGCTCCAAGCCCACCAGCTGTCCCAGCTGCAGGCTCTGGCCCTGCCCCTGACCCCACTGCCTGTGGGGCTGCAGCCCCCTTCGCTGCCAGCGGTCAGTGCAGGCACCGGCCTCCTCTCGCTGTCGGCGCTGGGCTCCCAGGCCCACCTCTCCAAGGAAGACAAGAACGGGCATGACGGTGACACCCACCAGGAGGATGATGGCGAGAAATCGGATTAG